CCCATTCTCTTTCAAAAACCCGGAGAGATCCTCAAGCAGATTTTCAGACGGCTCGGCATGAATGAGAAAGTCTATATCGCTTGTAGCCCGCTCCACTCCATGGGCAATGGCGGCGATCCCACCAATGAGAGCGACCTTAAGGTCTCTATAGTTCCTCTCTTTGGCGAACATCCTCAGTAAAGAATCTACCTCTTTTACTAATCTCTTTATACGCTTCATCTAGGGGGACCCCCCTCTGATAGGCATATAGTGCTAGGCCCTCAATGAACAACTCATCCATCCTCTCAACCCTTTGTGCGGGAGAGAGCTTGAGGAACTCCTTCTGCATCTCACGATGTTTTTGTCTCATATAGTTCATTTTTATCACAAAATGTGAACTCTGATGGTCAAAAAAATGTCAATTCCCTTTTTCTTTCAGAAAAGGAAGCTCATGGAAAATCCAAGGCCAATTTAAACTGGTAACCCCTTCCCCGCCTATCGCTCTATTCACCCAATAAAAAATTCAAAAATCAAGATCTGATCCCCTTATATGTGTTACTCTACTGGCACCTTCGCCGTAATCCCTTCTAGGCGGGAGAAGTGTTTGTGGTCAAATGTATAGACACCCTTCAATCCCTGACTAAGGAGCCAGGTTGCGTTGTATGCGTCAATAAAATCGACGTTTTTCTCAGCGTACCAGATAATCGCCTGCAGCACCAAGTTCCCATCCACCAGTTCAACGCCAGGGGTGTTAAAGATCGCCAGGACCTTATCTCTAATTTGTTCTCGGGAGAGTTGGTAGAATGTCTCCAGCGTCCACACGATCTCTGCTATAACCAGTTCATTGGTTACCAAGACCAGCTCTCCGGCTGCGGCGCGGCGAAGCAAACGTTCAACGGCATCGGCTTGTTCCGGCACATCGTTGGTCAGATACCGCAGAAACAGATTCGTGTCAGCAAAAACACGCTCAGACTTCACCTTTCACAACCTTTCGGGCATGGGCCTGAACCACCTCTTGACGGATGGCCGAGAAATCCTGGGGGGCGGATACAGGAACACTACCCCTCAGGTCTTGCAAGGTTCGAATGAGGGGCTGTAGAATGATCTCATCCCCGCGGCGCACAAAGGCAATCCGATCTCCTTCACTAAGGTTAAGCCAGTGGCGAACGGTCCGGGGAAGGGTAATTTGTCCCCTCCGTCCTAGTTTTGTCGTAATCATCCATCTGTCCTCCATATTTCTGACAAAAAATATTTTGCTTGACATAATACCATTATACGTTCAAATAGAAAAATGTCAAATTATTATCAAATCGTGTGTTGTCAGTAAATCCACAAAACCTTAACTCCACCTTCCACCCGTTTGTTATGCATCGCCACCCGTTCATATCCCCTTAAGGAGGAAGGATCCAAAATCAGATAAAGGCCCTCATAAGATATAGTGAGGTAACTTATGGATCAACAGCCAACCCCCTTCATGCTGGGTCAGTTGACAGACCAAAAGGGCTCTCCACCTTGACCCCTTCTACCACTTGATCAGGGCTCAAATCTTCCGACAGCAA
This window of the Deltaproteobacteria bacterium genome carries:
- a CDS encoding PIN domain-containing protein, translating into MKSERVFADTNLFLRYLTNDVPEQADAVERLLRRAAAGELVLVTNELVIAEIVWTLETFYQLSREQIRDKVLAIFNTPGVELVDGNLVLQAIIWYAEKNVDFIDAYNATWLLSQGLKGVYTFDHKHFSRLEGITAKVPVE
- a CDS encoding AbrB/MazE/SpoVT family DNA-binding domain-containing protein; translation: MITTKLGRRGQITLPRTVRHWLNLSEGDRIAFVRRGDEIILQPLIRTLQDLRGSVPVSAPQDFSAIRQEVVQAHARKVVKGEV